The following proteins are encoded in a genomic region of Grus americana isolate bGruAme1 chromosome 5, bGruAme1.mat, whole genome shotgun sequence:
- the SSTR1 gene encoding somatostatin receptor type 1 — protein sequence MLPNGTCTRLPGGAGSDSGGSDSGGGGAGSASEEAAAGGMDSGGRNSSGAPNSTLSESQGSAILISFIYSVVCLVGLCGNSMVIYVILRYAKMKTATNIYILNLAIADELLMLSVPFLVTSTLLHHWPFGSLLCRLVLSVDAINMFTSIYCLTVLSVDRYIAVVHPIKAARYRRPTVAKMVNLGVWVLSILIILPIIIFSNTAANSDGTVACNMLMPEPTQRWLVVFVVYTFLMGFLLPVVAICLCYILIIAKMRMVALKAGWQQRKRSERKITLMVMMVVMVFVICWMPFYIVQLVNVFVEQDDATISQLSVILGYANSCANPILYGFLSDNFKRSFQRLLCLSWMDNAAEEPIDYYATALKSRAYSVEDFPPDNLESGSMYRNGTCTSRITTL from the coding sequence ATGCTCCCCAATGGCACCTGCACCAGGCTTCCGGGCGGTGCAGGCAGCGACAGCGGCGGCAGCGACAGCGGTGGCGGTGGAGCTGGCAGCGCCTCGGaagaggcggcggcggggggcatGGACTCGGGCGGCAGGAACTCCTCTGGCGCCCCGAACAGCACCCTGAGTGAGTCTCAGGGCAGCGCCATCCTCATCTCATTCATCTACTCCGTGGTATGCCTGGTGGGGCTGTGCGGCAACTCCATGGTCATCTATGTGATCCTACGCTATGCCAAGATGAAGACGGCCACCAACATCTACATCCTCAACCTGGCCATCGCGGACGAGCTGCTGATGCTCAGCGTCCCCTTTCTGGTCACCTCTACCTTGCTGCACCACTGGCCCTTTGGCTCGCTGCTCTGCCGCCTGGTGCTCAGCGTGGATGCCATCAACATGTTCACCAGCATCTACTGCCTGACCGTGCTCAGTGTGGACCGCTACATCGCTGTCGTGCACCCCATCAAGGCAGCTAGGTACCGCCGGCCCACTGTGGCTAAGATGGTCAATCTGGGTGTCTGGGTGCTTTCCATCCTCATCATCCTACCCATCATCATCTTCTCCAACACAGCGGCCAACAGTGATGGAACGGTTGCTTGCAATATGCTCATGCCAGAGCCTACCCAAAGGTGGCTGGTGGTCTTTGTGGTCTACACCTTTCTGATGGGCTTCTTGCTGCCTGTGGTGGCCATCTGCCTCTGCTACATCCTCATCATTGCCAAGATGCGCATGGTGGCCCTGAAGGCTGGCTGGCAGCAACGCAAACGCTCAGAGCGCAAGATCACCCTCATGGTCATGATGGTGGTGATGGTCTTTGTCATCTGCTGGATGCCTTTCTACATAGTGCAGCTGGTCAATGTCTTCGTAGAGCAGGATGATGCCACCATCAGCCAGCTCTCCGTCATCTTGGGCTACGCCAACAGCTGTGCCAACCCCATCCTCTATGGCTTTCTCTCGGACAACTTCAAGCGGTCTTTCCAGCGGCTGCTCTGCCTCAGTTGGATGGACAATGCTGCAGAGGAACCCATCGACTACTATGCCACTGCCCTCAAGAGCAGAGCATACAGCGTGGAGGACTTTCCCCCAGACAACTTGGAGTCAGGGAGCATGTACAGGAACGGCACTTGCACCTCCAGGATTACCACCCTCTGA